Proteins from a single region of Acidobacteriota bacterium:
- a CDS encoding type II toxin-antitoxin system PemK/MazF family toxin — MFGEIFLCQLPFTNGAVSKARPVLVLFDLPQDAVICRVTSVLHAGPLDLALRDWAQAGLAKPSAARLDRLVTAEKTLLTRRLGQLTAHDEAAVRVAWNQHMKL, encoded by the coding sequence GTGTTTGGCGAAATTTTCCTCTGCCAACTCCCCTTCACCAACGGCGCGGTAAGCAAAGCGCGTCCGGTGCTGGTGCTTTTCGATTTACCACAAGACGCCGTGATTTGCCGCGTGACCTCGGTGTTACACGCTGGCCCGCTAGACCTTGCGCTTAGGGATTGGGCGCAGGCAGGCTTGGCAAAGCCTTCCGCCGCGCGGCTTGATCGCTTGGTGACAGCGGAAAAGACGCTGCTCACTCGGCGGCTAGGTCAACTCACCGCGCACGACGAAGCCGCCGTTCGCGTGGCGTGGAATCAGCACATGAAGCTGTGA
- a CDS encoding DUF4365 domain-containing protein has protein sequence MKAKDQDVLRTRHYVCGHCATPVTNHETVRKKLAEGKKEIVCVDCMQWVPLRDLIEQKFASEETQAVVRALDEQARRAIDNESRELILLGHAFAIAGEAGQIFRPTANSDWGIDGEIEFKDSEGNASGRRVYLQLKSGDSYLEQRKDGREVFKIKKPRHADY, from the coding sequence TTGAAGGCGAAAGACCAAGACGTGTTGCGCACGCGCCATTACGTGTGCGGCCATTGCGCCACGCCCGTGACCAATCACGAAACGGTTCGCAAAAAACTCGCCGAAGGGAAGAAAGAGATTGTTTGCGTTGATTGCATGCAATGGGTTCCGCTGCGGGATTTGATCGAGCAGAAGTTCGCTTCGGAAGAGACGCAAGCCGTCGTGCGCGCGCTGGACGAACAAGCGCGCCGCGCGATTGACAACGAGAGCCGCGAATTGATTCTGCTCGGCCACGCCTTCGCGATTGCGGGCGAAGCGGGCCAAATCTTTCGGCCTACGGCAAACTCGGATTGGGGCATTGACGGCGAGATCGAATTCAAAGACAGCGAGGGCAATGCCAGCGGACGGCGTGTTTACCTGCAATTGAAATCGGGCGATTCCTATCTGGAACAGCGCAAGGACGGACGCGAAGTCTTCAAGATCAAGAAACCGCGCCACGCCGACTATTAG